The Lepus europaeus isolate LE1 chromosome 1, mLepTim1.pri, whole genome shotgun sequence genome contains the following window.
GGGATAGGAGGACCCGAGGCTGAAGACTGAGGGCGCCGTCTCCCGAGTGATGGCAGCGCGCTCTGCCTCGCCGCCTCCGCCGTTCAGCCCCGGACTCCTTACGTCAGGGTAGCTGGGTCCCCCCTCCGCACGGGAGCCTGGGAGCAGcgggagagcagagcagagcgCGCCGCGGAGCCCGGGCGCCCTCACTGCGCGCCGAGCCCCACTGCGCGCCGAGCCCCGCCGAGCACAGCAGCGCAGGAGGCAGCATCGCCGAGCTCTCGCCGGACACCGCACGCCGAATCATCACACCCCGGCCTCAGCCGGGGCCGCCGTCGCCCAGACCCGCGGGGCGCCAGGCTCGTCCTGTGCGCCCCCCGCCATGCGCGCCGGGCTCCGCGGCTCTCCCGAGCAGCCCCAGCGCGGCGGGCACAGGTGCCCGGGCCGGGGCGCCTCTCGCTGAAGTAGTTGGGTGGCCCGGGCAAGGGGTCGCCACGTCGGGGACGCGGTCCGGACCCGCGGAGTTGGCCCCAGAGCGCGGGGAGCGGGGCCACCCGCGCCACCCCACCATTACCTCCCCGGGCGGCAAGGAGGAGCTGGTGGCGGTCGCCTCCCGGCtgtggcagcggcggcggcgcgccTGCCTGGCGGCCGTCGGCGTACTCCTGGCCATGGCGCTCGGGCTGCTCATCGCTGTGCCGCTGCTGCTGCAGGCGGCGCCCCCCGGCGCTGCTCACTATGAGATGATGGGCACCTGCCGCATGATCTGCGACCCCTACAGCGCCGCACCCGGCGGGGGACCCGCGGGAGCCAAAGCCCCTCCGCCGGGACCCAGCACCGCCGCCCTGGAAGTCATGCAGGACCTCAGCGCCAACCCTCCGCCCCCCTTCATCCAGGGACCCAAGGGCGACCCAGGGAGACCCGGCAAGCCAGGGCCGCGGGGGCCGCCCGGAGAGCCGGGCCCGCCTGGACCCAGGGGTCCCCCGGGGGAGAAGGGCGACTCGGGACGGCCCGGGCTGCCTGGGCTGCAGCTGACGGCGGGCTCGGCGGGCGGCGTTGGTGTGGTGGGTGGCGGAGCCGGGGGCGGAGGCGACTCCGAGGGCGATGTGACTAGCGCGCTGAGCGCCGCCTTCAGCGGCCCCAAGATCGCCTTCTACGTGGGCCTCAAGAGCCCCCACGAAGGCTACGAGGTGCTCAAGTTCGACGATGTGGTCACCAATCTGGGCAATCACTACGACCCCACCACGGGCAAGTTCAGCTGCCAGGTGCGCGGCATCTACTTCTTCACCTACCACATCCTCATGCGCGGCGGCGACGGCACCAGCATGTGGGCGGACCTCTGCAAGAACGGGCAGGTCAGTGGTCCTCATCCGCGCGCGCCCCGCACGGCCGGGTAACCCGCCTCTCTCCCGGTAAGTGAGCGCCACAGTGAGCCCCGGGGAGAGAGTTCGCGCTCCGCTGTGCGCTCTGGCACCGCGCTTAGCAGAACCTAgtgtcagagacccagctacCCCGCAGCCTGGTGGGCTCCTTGGCAGCCTTGGGGAAGGGGTGGCTCCCTCTGTGTATCCGGGTCGCCCCTTTGCCCTCTAGCTTCCGTTACtctgggccctggcccctggtgCCCACCCTTTTTCCCTGGGTCAGACACCAGTaagactctccctccctcctctctccagctGCGGAGAGGAGAGGACCGGGAAGGAGTTGGCAAGTTGCAGCTGGGCTTCGAGTGTGGACCCCAAAGCCACAGGCGGGAGGCCGGCTGAGGAGGGGACTTGAGGTGGGCGCGGGGCAAGGGCTCCGGAGGAGGGGCCCCGGGGCTCACTGGCTCCCGccgcgcccccctccccccaggtgcGGGCCAGCGCCATCGCGCAGGACGCCGACCAGAACTACGACTATGCCAGCAACAGCGTGGTGCTGCACCTCGACTCCGGGGACGAGGTGTACGTGAAGTTGGACGGCGGCAAGGCTCACGGCGGCAACAACAACAAGTACAGCACCTTCTCTGGCTTTCTTCTGTACCCGGATTAGGGGCGCGGGCGCGCGCGGGCTGGGCTGGCTGCGGGCCCGCCGGAGCCCCCGCGGGGGTGCGCGCTGCTCCTTGGCGAGGGGCCACTTTCGTTTCACGACACTTGCTGACACGTCTGTTGGAAAAGACACACTCCCTGCTGTTCCTCCTTGCCCTGCCCCCCGGCCTCAGTGCGTTTGCGACTCACCACGCTCTGGGCTGCGCTCCCCACGCCCCCCATCCCTGTCCCCAACCAGGGAGGGAGACAGCCGGGGACGCGCCAGTGGCGAGCTGAGCGTGACCCCAAGCCCTCCCGGCCGGAGGCAGGCAGACTGCAAATCTGATGGGACTGGACAGGCCTGGGGGGAGGGTGTCCTCTTCCGgatctccttcctccttcctggccACGGTGTCCTGAGGCCGTGGGCTCCAGGCCGAAGTGAGCATGGGCTCCTGTAGGCCTCCTTCTTTGTGACCTGAAACACTTGTGCAAATGTCCCTGTCCATCAGCCAAAAACCCACTCGCAGCAGAATTCCAGCACCCGGAAAACTCATCTTTCTACACTGCACTCCCTCCTGACTCACGTCCACAGCGATGcattaaattatgtttttagaCCAAGGGCTCCGTTGTCTCTGTCAGAGTGGCCCCTGACCCTGGGGGGACTCCATGGGTCCACCTTGGCATAAGGACCTTAGCTGAGCCcatctctgctctgctctccctccGGCTGCCAAGTCCCTGCCATCTAGGGTGGGGGAGAACAGCGAGATGAGTGATCGGTCTCCAGTCCCGAGACTTACATAATGTCAGTGTCACTCTCCTAGAGTTGTGGGAGGGGGTCCAAACCAAGGGGAGGGGCTTCTGGGGGAAGGCCTGTGTACCATGGTGAATAAGGCACCTGCCAGGAAGGGGTCTGCGAGGGATTGTTCTACAAAGGGGGTGCAAGAGGTCCCCCCACACCACCCTTGGGTGTACAGTACAGGTGCCTTGaggctgtgtccctgcacccagccAGGTCCATGTCTCTCAAAAGAGCTAGTAAATGGAGGCCATTCTGTGATTCCCCCTGCTCCCTGAGTTCAGAAAGACCCCACCCTGCCAAAAGGAGACCCCTTTCCCAGGGTCTTTGTTTCCCCACTTGCACGGGCTGTGGGGTGCCTGTCCTGAACCCCGATGTGTGCCTGCTGCTGCTCTCTTTCCTGCCGTCAGCCCTCCACGCAGGCAGGTGAGGAAGACCCCTGACATGCTTCccaggtgttttctttttttgctgttaGAGCACTGAGTTCCAACCCACAGGAAGTTATCTACCAAGTAACTAGCCAGCAGCCTGCTAGGACTACAGCACTGGCTGTGTGagaagagatgtgtgtgtgtgtgagtgtgtacagaGGCAACCCCAGAACGAATCTGTGCAGAACAGGAGCGCTCTGTGCCTGTATCATATACACGATATCCATGTGGACCAAGCATTGTGGTCCTCCGCTTGTCACCTGTGTCACACATAGGTGTGCATAGGTCCCTGTCAATGGGGTGTGTGCCAGTGTTCACAGCCGCATGCCCACCGCCCGTTTTGCGTTGTGCTCCACTTCAGGTCCTAGAGATGCTGAAAGATGTGCTTCCCGTTTAACAGACAATTATACCCCCTGCCTTGAGTCCCATGGCCGTTGCTATCCCTTtgtgtgcttttattttatttgaataatgaTTTATTGCTATTCACTGGAATAGAAGCAATGATTACCTCTGCTTTGAGTCCAGGGATAAAGTGCTCAGAGGTAAGGAAAAATACATATGCAAACTACCATCCCCCCAACTCCAAAGCCGAATCCAACCCtgattccccacccccacccccaccctactcATGCTGATTGTGGATCCCAGGCCCAGCTGCACCCGCCTGAGCCCAGGAACTGGTGAGGGCAGAGTCCAGTCGGCCGCATCTACAGCTGGGTACGTATCAGTTTCTGATGCCTTGTTGATCGGTCTCATCCAGAAATGCGATTAAAACCAAATGTctgagacccaaatgaagtcTAATTGCTATGGATCTGTGATCCCCAGCGGGCCCCTAATCCTTTCTGACTTATTCCTCCCCTTCCTCCGATGAGATGGAGCTTAGACACAAAGCCCTCggtttaaatttcaaaaattaaaattgacaTGCAGCGGTGGTGGCTTTCCTGGGAGCGGGAGGGATTTTTAAGGAGGTGCCCGAGCCTGGCTTTATCCTCTGCATTAAGAAGCAATTTGTACTTCTAACAAAACCCCGCCACTCCCCTTTggcggaagggcagtggagacgCCTGTGCCCGGGTCTGGCTGTTCACAATACTTAGACAAATTTGAATCTGAGATGCCTCCATCTGTATTCCCTGGGTGCAGCTGAGCGTCTTGCAATTCTAATGCCGGGGCTGCTGGGAGGTGCTGCCAGAGGTGTCAGCTGCTAAGAGGATGACAGATTGATGAGGCAGTGGGCAGGAGCTGGCCAGCGCTGGAGCCATCTCAGCATCTGCACAGtgccctggcccccagcaggcGCCACCCTCACCCCCCAGCCCCCCTGCGGCCATTGCCCCATCATTTCTCTGGAGGGTTCTCTGAGAAGAGGGCAGAGTGGAGAGACCAGCACCTCCTCCCCCAGTTTGCCACCTTTGTGATACCTTGGTCTTGGGGTACGTGTGGAAGGCCAGAAACCCTTCATTCAGACATTTGTCCTGCTTGTGTCTAGTTGAGTAGGGAGTTGCCCTCAGCCATGATGACAAGACACGGTCTTAATTCGCCCATTGCTCTTGGTCCCTCTTGCAATCATGTACTTAGGTTGGGATTATCGTACCGGCCTGTCCCAAGAAGTAGGAGGATATTGTTCTTGGGGACATTGGGGACAGGGGAAATTGGGGCTCGGTGATGTTCATGATTTGCCCATGGTCACAAAGCTTGTAAGAGGCTGAGCTGGGGGCTTGAACTCAGGGCCTGTCTGCACAGTGAGGGTGCGTCCGCCTGGCCCAGAGTAGTATGCCTTTAAGAGGGCAAGTAGGTAGGACCATCAGCAGCCAGCAGAGGGACACAGCACAAGAGACTCTTTTGCTTCTTTGCTCCAGGTGGTCCTCCAGGGACCATCCAAGGGATGGGATGCAATGGGACTGAACACCTGGGCCTCAGGGTCACTGTCAATGGCCCAGAAGTGTCATTGGTCACCAATCCCAAATGCTCCATCTGGATCTGTCTGCACCAGCCACTCCCTGTTCCTGACCACCTCTCCCTTGTCCCCTGGGGTGGCAGTGGGCAGGAGGGTGTCCTGCAGGTGCAGATTTAGTGGAAGTGGGCTTTGACCATCCCTGAGGGGTGAGAGGGCCCTTCCCCTAGTCCCAGACTCAGCACCCAGGAATCTAATTATTTTCAGGACTGGGTGTGAGATATACACCTGGCCCCAGAGTGTTGGATGGAGGGGATTCCTTCTGCCAGAATTCTCTCCCATCTGTGTGAGTAGTTGGCTCTCTTGGGGACCCAAGATGAAGGGAAGCAGGTGCCCTTACATCAGGCCATGCTCACAGCTCCCAGGGGCCACGTGGCCCAGATTGGTCATTCCAGACTTTCCTGGTCATGAGGTCCTGTTGGTTAAACACTTTTTGAACACTCACTCAATATATGAATTTGACTTCTGAATAATTTGCATATATCACTGTCAAtctatatactttaaaatttttcccatCCTTTTGTATTTATATTCATTGTAGGAGCTGTACATTCAAGACAGTATCTATATTCTAACTGCCTAACCGAGTTTGGAAGCAGGTCTTCTCTCTTTGGAACCAAAAGAAACAAGAGTGAATTCACGTGTTTTCCTCCAACTTGCCATTTTTCCAGAATCTTAGGCATGAAAATATGTTCTTGTATGAGTCACAGGTGAGCCTGTGCACTTTAATTCTTGGAGTGCACAATTTCAATCCATGTTTTAAGGATTAGTAATgcttgatttttcttctcttttttaaagattaaaaagaaatagaaccaaAGTTCCAACACTTCCTTCTTATGCCAGATCCAGATTTTGTAGCCTCTGATGATGGCATAGGAgccagctcctggcatcaggatgggcaggcaggcaggcttccTCCCGCAGCCCCTCTGACTGTCCCTGAGGACAACGTGACATATGGAACTTAGGGACTTGGGAGGAATATTTTGGTTTCCTGTTCACCATAGGAGTGAGGGTGCTTTGAGAAGCTCACAGAGAAATAGAATCAAAACTTGTTGTGGTGCAAaatagtttgaaatccatgcatagttttttttttttaagcaatacTCTTCtaccctgaactttttgaagatgacaCGTGTTTCACATCCCTTCAGTGAATGAGGGCACTGCCCAGGGGAGCCTGGCTCACGGCAGCAATTGCACCAAATAAGATgagcagttttaaaaaataaattgtgccATAATGATTTCAGAACTGCACACAAGGACATAGAGGAGGATAGTGAGCTTGTATGTAcaaattatctattttcattttatttgaaaggcagagaggaagagagagagagagagagacagagaaagagagacagagagagagaatctttcatttgctggttcactcctcaaatgcttacaacaactgaggctgggccaggaagaagccaggagcctgaaactctcccacataggtggcagggaccaaaatacgtaaaccatcatctgctgcctcccagggtgcacgttggcaggaggctgggtccGAAGCAGAGCcaagcactccgatgtgggatgtgggtgttccaggtGGTGTCTTAGCCGCGGTGCCGGGTACCTGCCCTGTTTGTGAAGTCTTTGCGGTGGTCAGGGATGGGTGCAAGGGCACTGCTGTGCATGTTATCACGAGGATTAGTCTCGCTTTGAAATGAAGaatctgaggcacagagaaggaagTGAAAGATAAGGACCATGACTGTGACTTCAGAGCCCCAACTCTTTTGGGGATATGGGCTGAGCGTGGAGATGAGACCCTAACAAGATGTACCTGCACGTCCCACCCTGATTCTTGCCATGGTGCTGTGAACACATATTCAGTGTTTGCTGCCCTGAGAA
Protein-coding sequences here:
- the C1QL2 gene encoding complement C1q-like protein 2 isoform X2; the protein is MALGLLIAVPLLLQAAPPGAAHYEMMGTCRMICDPYSAAPGGGPAGAKAPPPGPSTAALEVMQDLSANPPPPFIQGPKGDPGRPGKPGPRGPPGEPGPPGPRGPPGEKGDSGRPGLPGLQLTAGSAGGVGGDVTSALSAAFSGPKIAFYVGLKSPHEGYEVLKFDDVVTNLGNHYDPTTGKFSCQVRGIYFFTYHILMRGGDGTSMWADLCKNGQVRASAIAQDADQNYDYASNSVVLHLDSGDEVYVKLDGGKAHGGNNNKYSTFSGFLLYPD
- the C1QL2 gene encoding complement C1q-like protein 2 isoform X1; translated protein: MALGLLIAVPLLLQAAPPGAAHYEMMGTCRMICDPYSAAPGGGPAGAKAPPPGPSTAALEVMQDLSANPPPPFIQGPKGDPGRPGKPGPRGPPGEPGPPGPRGPPGEKGDSGRPGLPGLQLTAGSAGGVGVVGGGAGGGGDSEGDVTSALSAAFSGPKIAFYVGLKSPHEGYEVLKFDDVVTNLGNHYDPTTGKFSCQVRGIYFFTYHILMRGGDGTSMWADLCKNGQVRASAIAQDADQNYDYASNSVVLHLDSGDEVYVKLDGGKAHGGNNNKYSTFSGFLLYPD